One region of Chryseobacterium sp. SORGH_AS_0447 genomic DNA includes:
- a CDS encoding DUF5715 family protein, which translates to MKKLLYIHILFLGPFFYTQQASRDFPCYDLKEIVKVEPTALYKPHLDAAKSFGIKLLKDSKTVQKYIDNGKLHKIKKSGKGYRVQKLDYSRAWMVSKGKFMLEKIASRFSKETKGNTFTVSSLTRTLEDQCRLRRVNSNAALGISSHNYGNSFDISYVRFNDALKYNPKMEAALEKVLKFYYDAGKIYYIKERQQSCFHITVRNY; encoded by the coding sequence ATGAAAAAACTGTTATACATCCATATCCTGTTTTTAGGACCGTTTTTTTACACCCAGCAGGCCAGCAGGGATTTCCCCTGTTATGATCTGAAAGAAATTGTAAAAGTAGAACCTACTGCACTGTATAAGCCGCATCTGGATGCCGCGAAAAGTTTTGGCATCAAGCTCCTTAAAGATTCAAAGACGGTTCAGAAATACATTGATAACGGGAAACTTCACAAAATCAAAAAATCGGGAAAGGGATACCGTGTTCAAAAGCTCGATTACAGCAGGGCCTGGATGGTTTCCAAAGGCAAGTTCATGCTTGAAAAAATCGCATCACGGTTCAGCAAAGAAACCAAAGGCAATACCTTCACGGTTTCATCCCTTACCAGGACGCTGGAAGACCAGTGCCGTCTGAGACGGGTGAATTCCAATGCCGCTTTGGGGATCAGTTCTCATAATTACGGCAACTCTTTCGACATCTCTTATGTCCGCTTTAATGATGCCTTAAAATACAATCCTAAAATGGAAGCTGCCCTGGAGAAGGTGCTGAAGTTCTATTATGATGCGGGAAAGATTTATTACATCAAGGAGAGGCAACAAAGCTGTTTTCATATTACGGTAAGGAACTATTAA
- a CDS encoding sensor histidine kinase, with the protein MSFILLAYRSFIRRIVKEKNAQYEAEVQYQKTLVLENIKAQESERKRIAVMIHDDIGNRLNILSLWLNNLDTKGDELIRKNITTQMSSLIDSARSISHSLYPVNLESVGLVLYIEELIANLAGRINISLNVSPKFQKKEIFIEVQLYRIIQEFTTNVLKHSEATRVWIYIKDNTTSLAVVISDNGKSFEYEEVKKGMGIKNIESRIKSMNAAHKWKNILGHGSRLIIKIPYNNEFPDQISVN; encoded by the coding sequence ATGTCTTTTATTCTGCTGGCTTACCGAAGTTTTATCCGCAGAATTGTTAAAGAAAAGAATGCGCAGTACGAAGCGGAAGTACAGTATCAGAAAACATTGGTTTTAGAAAATATAAAAGCTCAGGAATCGGAGCGGAAGAGGATTGCCGTCATGATCCACGACGATATCGGAAACCGTCTTAACATTCTTTCGCTATGGCTGAATAACCTCGATACAAAAGGTGATGAACTTATCCGGAAGAATATTACGACCCAGATGTCTTCGCTGATCGATTCCGCCAGAAGCATTTCCCACTCCCTTTATCCGGTAAACCTGGAATCTGTTGGGCTGGTGCTTTATATTGAAGAGTTGATTGCCAACTTGGCAGGAAGAATTAATATTTCACTGAATGTAAGCCCGAAATTTCAGAAAAAAGAAATTTTTATAGAAGTCCAGTTATACAGGATCATTCAGGAGTTTACCACCAATGTTCTTAAACATTCGGAAGCCACCCGGGTCTGGATCTATATTAAAGACAATACCACCAGCCTTGCGGTTGTCATCTCGGACAACGGCAAGAGTTTTGAATATGAAGAGGTGAAAAAGGGGATGGGAATCAAGAATATCGAATCCCGAATAAAATCGATGAATGCGGCGCATAAATGGAAAAATATTTTAGGCCATGGCAGCCGGTTAATTATTAAAATTCCGTATAACAATGAATTCCCAGATCAAATTAGCGTTAATTGA
- a CDS encoding response regulator has protein sequence MNSQIKLALIDDEQLILEAVKMLLSSEQNISVVAMSNNGPYFLETLEKTSAEDFPDIALVDVQMLPMNGFQLVEILKEKYPNLKIIILSSHYKTTILGYMVKLGVSAFLPKNSNRSAFIEAITMVYKNGIFFTPEDHQMILSYMNSPTKKRTLFEMDDELSEREKEVVKLICQECTNNEIAEKLFISPRTVESHRQRIVEKIGAKNTVGIVIYAIINNIHPLERI, from the coding sequence ATGAATTCCCAGATCAAATTAGCGTTAATTGATGATGAGCAACTGATCCTTGAAGCGGTAAAGATGCTGTTGTCTTCCGAGCAGAATATTTCCGTAGTGGCAATGTCCAACAACGGACCTTACTTTTTGGAAACCCTGGAAAAAACTTCTGCGGAAGATTTTCCCGATATTGCTTTGGTTGATGTACAGATGCTGCCGATGAACGGGTTTCAGCTCGTGGAAATCCTGAAAGAGAAATATCCCAACCTCAAAATCATTATCCTATCTTCGCATTACAAGACTACGATTTTAGGATATATGGTAAAACTGGGAGTCTCTGCTTTTCTGCCTAAAAATTCCAACCGCAGTGCTTTTATTGAAGCCATCACCATGGTTTATAAGAACGGGATATTCTTTACCCCGGAAGACCACCAGATGATTCTGTCTTACATGAACAGCCCCACAAAAAAGAGAACTCTTTTTGAAATGGACGATGAGCTTTCCGAACGGGAAAAGGAAGTCGTAAAGCTGATCTGCCAGGAATGCACCAACAATGAGATTGCTGAAAAACTCTTCATCAGCCCCAGGACCGTAGAAAGCCACCGGCAGAGAATTGTCGAAAAGATCGGCGCAAAAAATACGGTTGGTATTGTGATTTATGCCATCATCAACAACATCCATCCTTTAGAAAGAATATGA